TTGCTCTGCTACAAAAGCTAAAACAGCAAGGTTTAACGATTATCGCTATTCTCCACGACCCAGCATTAGCAATCAATCAATCTGATTATATTCTGATGTTAAAAAACGGGGAGAAATTTGGCAAATATACCGCAGCAGAAGTAGCCGAAAATGCCTTATTAGATAGTTTGTATGAAATGAAAATGGGGTGTTGTTACTGCGTAAATACTAACCAATACTATCTTTGCCCTAGATTAAGTTAGTAATGACATATAAGGCTGCAAAAGCAGCCTTAACTAAGATGGAGAATTTTATTTTGCTGCTACGGTAAAGCGTTTAAACAGATGTGCTTGTTGTTCTACATCGTCAGCAATCGCAATGGCTAAATCAGCAACTGAAATGCCAGCTGGAATATCACCATTCATTAGCAATTCTTCGCTACCTAAACGGTACGAACCTAAGCGTTCTTCGCTAAATCCGCCATCAGCTCCTAAACTGGCTGGTGGGGAGATGAACGCCCAGTTCACATCTCGGCGATCACGCAAGTCGTTTAATAAATGGCGAGCAGCATTCGCACCGTCATAGATCTCTTTCGGGAAATTCGGTGTATCAATTACTTGAAGATTTGGAGCGACATAGAGACTACCGGCACCGCCAACCACTAATAAATACTGTACTTCAGCAGATTTTGCCGCTTCTACAATCGCATTCGCCCCTCGTGTGAAATCAGCCCCGATATTTGGGTTTGCCCAGCCCGGGTTAAAGGCACTGATTACTGCATCAACGCCTTTTAGTTGCTTAGCAAAATTTGCATTTTCTACGTCAAAAGCGACCGCTTGCACGTTGTCGGCTTTCGCCACGTTTTCTACGTTACGGGCAAAGGCGATGACTTGATGACCTCTGTCGGCTAATTCTTTGACGACAGCTGAACCCACATAACCTGTTGCACCAATGACTGCGATTTTTTTCATTTTGTATTCCTATGTTAAGTTGAATTGACGAAATATATTTTAATGAAATAATAATTTGGATAAATAGCAGTTTTTGAATAAAATTATTTCATTTTTTGAAAAAGAAAGAGTAAGTATGGACAGAATTCAAGCAATTAATATCTTTTTAACCATTGTCGAAACCGGCAGTTTTACTGCCACTGCTGAAAAATTAGATTTATCTAAACCGATGGTAAGTCGTGCAGTGGCGATGTTGGAAGAGTGGTTCAATGCTCGTTTGTTACAACGTACCACACGCAAAGTTTCGCTTACTGAAGCAGGGGAACAAGCGGTTGAATATTGCCAAAAAATTGCAAACTTAACAGAGAATATAGAGCAAGATTTCCTTGCTCGTTCGGGGGAATTGAGTGGAACATTGCGTATTTCTGCCGCAATTTCGTTTGGTGGCTCGCACCTGGTTACTGCGTTACAAGCTTTTATGCAAAAGCATCCAAAAGTGTCGGTGCAATTACAGCTTTCAGATCAGAAAGTAGATTTATTTGATGAACGTATCGATCTTGCTCTACGCTTTACCGATAACCCGGATGCAGGTTTAGTCGCTCGAAAATTAGGCACTATTCATTCACGACTGGTTGCTACACCTACTTATCTTGCTCAATATGGTGTGCCAAATAAACCCGAAGATTTGGTTCATCACCGCTATCTTGCTCACGCTAATGTAAACCGTAAGAGCTGGAAGTTTTATCGAGATGGACAAGAAACGATTTTAGAGCTAGTAAGTC
The sequence above is a segment of the Mannheimia bovis genome. Coding sequences within it:
- a CDS encoding NAD(P)-dependent oxidoreductase — its product is MKKIAVIGATGYVGSAVVKELADRGHQVIAFARNVENVAKADNVQAVAFDVENANFAKQLKGVDAVISAFNPGWANPNIGADFTRGANAIVEAAKSAEVQYLLVVGGAGSLYVAPNLQVIDTPNFPKEIYDGANAARHLLNDLRDRRDVNWAFISPPASLGADGGFSEERLGSYRLGSEELLMNGDIPAGISVADLAIAIADDVEQQAHLFKRFTVAAK
- a CDS encoding LysR family transcriptional regulator, producing MDRIQAINIFLTIVETGSFTATAEKLDLSKPMVSRAVAMLEEWFNARLLQRTTRKVSLTEAGEQAVEYCQKIANLTENIEQDFLARSGELSGTLRISAAISFGGSHLVTALQAFMQKHPKVSVQLQLSDQKVDLFDERIDLALRFTDNPDAGLVARKLGTIHSRLVATPTYLAQYGVPNKPEDLVHHRYLAHANVNRKSWKFYRDGQETILELVSPFCVNDTNALLNAIMADGGIAMLPNYMLTEQLKQGRLQPLLTDWQLPIYPLYALYPTRHHLPLTVRALVDFLAEYFAKQNW